Proteins encoded by one window of Microbacterium testaceum:
- a CDS encoding ABC transporter ATP-binding protein, with protein MPDGQVLELAGLTKRFGSISAVDNLSARIEPGQVTGFLGPNGAGKTTSLRMLLGLVRPTSGTATIGGTHFSELTSPLQTVGAALEASSFHPGRSAANHLKVYARAAGLQTSRVDEVLGLVGLADVAGRRVGGFSLGMRQRLGLATALLGDPGVVVLDEPSNGLDPEGIRWMRSLLRHLAEEGRTVLISSHLLAEVQQTVDALLIISRGRLVFQGGIEDLADPDEYATVVDSPDRAGLSRVLDERGIEYQLLRNGFTIRHHDPVEIGGLAAGAGIALSNLQSKGASLEDIFLELVSGVRVHESAGAAAPAEPVPDAETPPSTTHLDAFPAPTGAPAPAVSHDALSSDAPGPDEARPSTALVAVMAPPRAVRTAPETPGAGPRQSYAVASTGVIDIVSPAGHDHRAADRPADQPLDQEVPR; from the coding sequence ATGCCCGACGGACAGGTGCTGGAGCTCGCCGGGCTCACCAAACGTTTCGGCTCGATCTCCGCCGTCGACAATCTCTCGGCCCGGATCGAACCCGGACAGGTCACCGGCTTCCTCGGTCCCAACGGCGCCGGCAAGACCACCTCGCTGCGCATGCTGCTGGGCCTCGTGCGCCCCACGTCGGGCACGGCGACGATCGGCGGCACGCACTTCAGCGAGCTCACCTCTCCGCTGCAGACGGTGGGCGCGGCCCTCGAGGCCTCGAGCTTCCACCCCGGGCGCTCGGCCGCGAACCACCTCAAGGTCTACGCGCGCGCGGCGGGCCTGCAGACCTCCCGCGTCGACGAGGTCCTCGGCCTGGTCGGGCTCGCCGATGTCGCCGGTCGACGGGTCGGCGGCTTCTCGCTCGGCATGCGCCAGCGTCTCGGACTCGCCACGGCGCTCCTCGGCGACCCGGGTGTCGTCGTGCTCGACGAGCCCTCGAACGGCCTCGATCCCGAGGGCATCCGGTGGATGCGCTCGCTCCTGCGGCACCTCGCCGAAGAGGGTCGCACGGTCCTCATCTCGTCGCACCTCCTCGCCGAGGTGCAGCAGACGGTCGACGCGCTGCTGATCATCTCGCGCGGCCGCCTGGTGTTCCAGGGCGGCATCGAAGACCTCGCCGACCCCGACGAATACGCCACCGTGGTCGACTCGCCCGATCGCGCCGGCCTGTCGCGCGTGCTCGACGAGCGCGGCATCGAGTACCAGCTGCTCCGTAACGGCTTCACGATCCGTCACCACGATCCCGTCGAGATCGGCGGCCTCGCCGCGGGTGCGGGGATCGCCCTGTCGAACCTGCAGAGCAAGGGTGCGAGCCTCGAGGACATCTTCCTCGAACTGGTCAGCGGGGTGCGCGTGCACGAGAGCGCCGGTGCGGCCGCCCCGGCCGAGCCCGTCCCGGATGCCGAGACGCCGCCGTCCACCACGCACCTCGACGCCTTCCCGGCTCCCACCGGCGCACCGGCCCCCGCGGTGAGCCACGACGCGCTCTCCTCCGACGCACCCGGTCCCGACGAAGCGCGACCCTCGACCGCCCTCGTCGCGGTCATGGCACCGCCGCGCGCGGTGCGCACCGCGCCCGAGACCCCCGGGGCGGGTCCGCGGCAGTCGTACGCCGTCGCGTCGACCGGGGTGATCGACATCGTCTCGCCCGCCGGCCACGACCACCGGGCCGCGGACCGACCCGCCGATCAGCCCCTCGACCAGGAGGTGCCGCGATGA
- a CDS encoding ABC transporter permease subunit, giving the protein MSLVAATRSEYTKQFTTVGWWVLAIVLVAYVGFTAAALAFVFGGVASGELTGANGPAMSSEGVPALVYSSATAVGYVFPLLIGTLMVTTEFRHKTLTPTFLSTPRRGVVLVGKFIVGIMVGLLYGILGSIAAVAAGAGVLSIFGIDSELGQSDTWVLIGRMLLAFALWALVGIGVGTVVRNQVAAIVIVLAVTLFIEPIVRTIGGLVEGFGDVVKWFPSAASDALVGQTIFGTMGTGNNSSLEWGAGGLVLLGYAVVFLVIGLFTTWRRDID; this is encoded by the coding sequence ATGAGTCTCGTCGCTGCCACGCGCTCGGAGTACACCAAGCAGTTCACCACCGTCGGCTGGTGGGTGCTCGCGATCGTCCTGGTCGCCTACGTCGGCTTCACCGCCGCCGCCCTCGCGTTCGTGTTCGGCGGCGTCGCCTCCGGCGAGCTGACCGGAGCGAACGGCCCCGCGATGTCGAGCGAGGGTGTTCCGGCCCTCGTCTACAGCTCCGCCACGGCGGTCGGCTACGTTTTCCCGTTGCTCATCGGCACCCTCATGGTCACCACCGAGTTCCGTCACAAGACGCTGACGCCGACCTTCCTCTCGACTCCCCGTCGCGGTGTCGTCCTCGTGGGCAAGTTCATCGTCGGCATCATGGTCGGCCTGCTCTACGGCATCCTGGGCTCGATCGCCGCGGTCGCCGCCGGGGCGGGCGTGCTGAGCATCTTCGGCATCGACTCGGAGCTCGGGCAATCCGACACCTGGGTCCTCATCGGACGCATGCTGCTCGCCTTCGCCCTGTGGGCCCTCGTCGGCATCGGCGTCGGAACGGTCGTCCGCAACCAGGTCGCTGCGATCGTCATCGTGCTCGCCGTCACGCTGTTCATCGAACCGATCGTCCGCACCATCGGTGGCCTCGTCGAGGGGTTCGGCGATGTGGTCAAGTGGTTCCCGAGCGCCGCGAGCGACGCGCTGGTGGGACAGACGATCTTCGGCACCATGGGCACCGGGAACAACAGTTCGCTCGAGTGGGGGGCGGGCGGTCTCGTGCTGCTCGGCTACGCCGTCGTCTTCCTGGTCATCGGCCTGTTCACCACCTGGCGTCGCGACATCGACTGA
- a CDS encoding DUF5302 domain-containing protein, which yields MSTDETAGASASDDMKRKFKEALEKKNGQHRSGQAHLDGHSAVQGTHGAVTKREFRRKSG from the coding sequence ATGAGTACCGACGAGACCGCGGGTGCCTCGGCATCCGACGACATGAAGCGCAAGTTCAAGGAAGCGCTCGAGAAGAAGAACGGTCAGCACCGTTCGGGTCAGGCGCACCTCGACGGCCACTCCGCCGTGCAGGGAACGCACGGAGCGGTCACCAAGCGGGAGTTCCGTCGCAAGAGCGGCTGA
- the thiD gene encoding bifunctional hydroxymethylpyrimidine kinase/phosphomethylpyrimidine kinase → MIPRVLSIAGTDPTGGAGIQADLKSIAAFGGYGMAAVTALVAQNTRGVRSVHVPPTAFLEEQLRAVSDDVDIDAVKIGMLGSTDVIATVDQWLTATRPPIVVLDPVMVATSGDRLLEADAEDAVRALCRRADLVTPNLPELAVLVREPVAMTWDAAVAQAEQLAATADTAVLLKGGHLDGRQCPDAIVDATGAHEVPGRRVDTPHTHGTGCSLSSAMATLAAHGLPWPDALTRAKRWLTGALEHAEALHVGRGNGPIDHLHELCPHIDLGRSWSNARWDATVSLRAEVDECGFVRGLASGDLDRDAFAWYLGQDLLYLREYARVLARAAALAPTAEEQRFWAAGSVACLAEEATLHQSHVDPTGLEPSPTTWAYTDHLHAAAAGGSYAVLVAAILPCYVLYTDIGARWRGTFGPTHPYADWLTSYGDETFAASSAEAERIADAAARAASPATRREMATAYDRSMALELAFFDAPLKRA, encoded by the coding sequence GTGATCCCCCGCGTCCTGAGCATCGCCGGCACCGATCCGACCGGCGGGGCGGGCATTCAGGCCGACCTGAAGTCGATCGCCGCGTTCGGCGGCTACGGAATGGCCGCGGTCACGGCCCTGGTCGCCCAGAACACCCGCGGGGTCCGCAGCGTCCACGTACCGCCGACGGCCTTCCTCGAGGAGCAGCTGCGCGCGGTCAGTGACGACGTCGACATCGACGCGGTGAAGATCGGCATGCTCGGCTCGACCGACGTCATCGCCACCGTCGACCAGTGGCTCACCGCCACGCGACCGCCGATCGTCGTCCTCGACCCCGTCATGGTCGCCACCAGCGGTGACCGCCTTCTCGAGGCGGACGCCGAAGACGCCGTGCGCGCACTCTGCCGCCGCGCCGACCTCGTCACCCCCAACCTCCCCGAACTCGCGGTACTGGTGCGCGAACCCGTCGCGATGACATGGGACGCCGCGGTCGCCCAGGCCGAACAGCTCGCCGCAACGGCCGACACCGCGGTCCTCCTCAAGGGCGGGCACCTGGACGGCCGACAGTGCCCGGATGCCATCGTCGACGCCACCGGTGCGCACGAGGTTCCGGGCCGCCGTGTCGACACCCCGCACACCCACGGCACCGGCTGCTCGCTGTCGTCGGCCATGGCGACCCTCGCCGCGCACGGCCTGCCCTGGCCCGACGCCCTCACCCGCGCGAAGCGCTGGCTCACCGGAGCCCTGGAGCACGCCGAAGCCCTGCACGTCGGTCGAGGCAACGGCCCCATCGACCACCTGCACGAACTGTGCCCCCACATCGACCTCGGCCGATCGTGGAGCAACGCGCGGTGGGATGCCACCGTCTCCCTCCGCGCAGAGGTCGACGAGTGCGGGTTCGTGCGGGGTCTGGCATCCGGAGATCTCGACCGCGACGCCTTCGCCTGGTACCTCGGCCAGGACCTGCTGTACCTGCGCGAGTACGCCCGCGTGCTCGCACGCGCCGCCGCCCTGGCCCCCACGGCCGAGGAACAGCGGTTCTGGGCCGCGGGCTCGGTGGCCTGCCTCGCCGAGGAGGCGACATTGCATCAGTCGCACGTCGACCCGACGGGCCTCGAACCCTCCCCGACGACCTGGGCGTACACCGACCACCTGCACGCCGCCGCAGCCGGCGGGTCGTACGCGGTCCTGGTCGCGGCGATCCTGCCGTGCTACGTGCTCTACACCGACATCGGGGCCCGCTGGAGAGGCACCTTCGGCCCCACCCACCCCTACGCCGACTGGCTCACGTCCTATGGCGACGAGACGTTCGCCGCGTCGTCTGCCGAGGCCGAGAGGATCGCGGATGCCGCCGCGCGGGCGGCATCCCCCGCCACCCGCCGTGAGATGGCGACGGCGTACGACCGATCCATGGCGCTGGAGCTGGCGTTCTTCGACGCGCCCCTGAAACGCGCGTGA
- a CDS encoding thiamine phosphate synthase has product MTADLSLHLVTDHRVPFVRLRDLVDEAVTAGVSVVQLRDKVASGAELFARTLDLADVIAGRCTFVIDDRLDIVLAARERLGAPVGPTGIRARVDGVHLGQSDLPVDAARALLGPDALIGWTANTPAHLTAAKALPTDTVDYLGVGVIRATSTKPDHPRPLGIDGFGELAASTPLPCVAIGGIGLDDVTALHRAGAAGVAVVSLVSEADDPGEIVRHLRAAWEDGA; this is encoded by the coding sequence ATGACCGCCGACCTGTCCCTGCACCTCGTCACCGATCACCGCGTGCCGTTCGTGCGCCTGCGCGACCTCGTCGACGAGGCCGTCACCGCGGGCGTGAGCGTGGTGCAACTACGCGACAAGGTCGCGAGCGGCGCAGAACTGTTCGCCCGCACCCTCGACCTCGCCGACGTCATCGCGGGACGCTGCACGTTCGTCATCGACGATCGCCTCGACATCGTCCTCGCCGCGCGCGAACGCCTGGGCGCACCGGTCGGTCCCACCGGAATCCGCGCTCGCGTCGACGGCGTCCATCTCGGTCAGAGCGACCTGCCCGTCGACGCGGCGCGCGCCCTGCTCGGACCCGACGCCCTCATCGGATGGACGGCGAACACCCCGGCGCACCTCACCGCGGCGAAGGCGCTGCCCACGGACACGGTCGACTATCTCGGCGTCGGCGTCATCCGCGCCACCTCGACGAAACCCGACCACCCGCGACCGCTCGGCATCGACGGGTTCGGCGAGCTCGCGGCATCCACTCCCCTCCCGTGCGTCGCGATCGGGGGGATCGGCCTCGACGACGTCACCGCCCTCCACCGCGCCGGTGCGGCGGGAGTCGCCGTCGTCTCTCTGGTCAGCGAGGCCGACGACCCGGGCGAGATCGTCCGGCACCTGCGCGCGGCGTGGGAGGACGGAGCGTGA
- a CDS encoding HNH endonuclease signature motif containing protein, with translation MHDGSSATNPTDGPRVLSVLVDEVHRARTALAAADAARTRALAEAGHLALDVMAGQCASSRAAELALREVASEIAAAENLSDRTVQTQITRAMTLVDDYPDTLSAWEAGALTRTHVNTILDVGSPLPVEVREQFDALAVSTAEGLSPGRLRSRLAALAERLYPTTLTERHHRGRDTRCVRIVTGPDGMSDLVATLPTVLAIGIHDRLTLQARALIDARLDDPQAASDERTTAQLRADILTDLLLTAAPEADPTRTDDGPGTLGTIRARVQVVVPALTILDPTAEHHDPADLIGHGPLDAATARGLAEATTLPWDRVITHPVTGAVLHTDTYHRTTAIDRYLRARDRRCRWPGCTVPAIRCEVDHTRDHALGGPTHVANLAHLCQRHHTQKQFTRWSVKQLPGGILQWTSPTGRTYTDEPLPYSPAVRFLPDDPPPPDPDDDGTPPPF, from the coding sequence ATGCACGATGGCTCCTCCGCGACGAACCCCACCGACGGACCCCGCGTTCTGTCGGTGCTCGTCGACGAGGTCCACCGCGCCAGGACGGCTCTCGCTGCAGCCGACGCTGCCCGCACCCGCGCCCTCGCCGAGGCCGGCCACCTCGCCCTCGACGTCATGGCGGGACAGTGCGCGTCCTCCCGCGCCGCCGAGCTCGCCCTGCGCGAGGTGGCATCCGAGATCGCCGCAGCCGAGAACCTCTCCGACCGCACCGTGCAGACCCAGATCACCCGGGCGATGACCCTCGTCGACGACTACCCCGACACGTTGTCGGCGTGGGAGGCCGGTGCCCTGACCCGCACCCACGTGAACACCATCCTCGATGTCGGCTCACCCCTCCCCGTCGAGGTGCGGGAACAGTTCGACGCCCTCGCGGTGAGCACCGCAGAAGGCCTCAGCCCCGGGCGCCTCCGCTCACGCCTCGCCGCCCTCGCCGAACGCCTGTACCCCACCACCCTCACCGAGCGCCACCACCGCGGCCGCGACACCCGATGCGTGAGAATCGTGACCGGCCCCGACGGAATGTCGGACCTCGTCGCCACCCTCCCCACCGTCCTCGCCATCGGAATCCACGACCGCCTCACCCTCCAAGCCAGAGCCCTCATCGACGCCCGCCTCGACGACCCCCAGGCAGCCAGCGACGAACGCACCACCGCGCAGCTCCGCGCCGACATCCTCACCGACCTGCTCCTCACCGCAGCCCCCGAAGCCGACCCCACCCGCACCGACGACGGCCCCGGCACCCTCGGAACCATCCGCGCCCGCGTCCAGGTCGTCGTCCCGGCCCTCACGATCCTCGACCCCACCGCCGAGCATCACGACCCCGCCGACCTCATCGGGCACGGCCCCCTCGACGCCGCCACCGCCCGCGGCCTCGCCGAAGCCACCACCCTCCCCTGGGACCGCGTCATCACCCACCCCGTCACCGGTGCCGTCCTCCACACCGACACCTACCACCGCACCACCGCCATCGACCGCTACCTCCGCGCCCGCGACCGCCGCTGCCGTTGGCCCGGGTGCACCGTCCCCGCCATCCGCTGTGAAGTCGACCACACCCGCGACCACGCCCTCGGCGGCCCCACCCACGTCGCGAACCTCGCCCACCTCTGCCAACGCCACCACACCCAGAAGCAGTTCACCCGCTGGAGCGTGAAACAACTCCCCGGCGGAATCCTCCAATGGACCAGCCCCACCGGCCGCACCTACACCGACGAACCCCTCCCCTACTCCCCCGCCGTCCGCTTCCTCCCCGACGATCCACCCCCGCCCGACCCCGACGACGACGGCACACCCCCACCGTTCTAA
- the thiM gene encoding hydroxyethylthiazole kinase — MVVRTSSSPSTLTPSTAAAALDALREAAPLTQCITNAVVTNFTANALLALGAAPAMCDIPGEAGMFAGISGGVLVNLGTPTSEQRDAAREAVTAGTPWVLDPVAVGALPVRTALAHELLEHRPAIIRGNASEILALAGAGAGGRGVDATDSAEDALDAARSLAIRTGGTVAVSGETDLIVDATRTARVTGGSALLTTVTGGGCALGAAMASLLAVAPAFDAASAASAIWAVASERAASRTRGPGSFAVAFLDELAAIQPADLDGRVRIDTEVAR; from the coding sequence ATGGTCGTTCGCACGTCGTCGTCTCCGTCCACCCTCACACCCAGCACCGCCGCAGCAGCCCTCGACGCTCTGCGCGAGGCCGCCCCGCTGACGCAGTGCATCACGAACGCGGTGGTGACGAACTTCACCGCAAACGCACTGCTCGCCCTCGGCGCGGCACCCGCGATGTGCGATATCCCCGGAGAGGCCGGGATGTTCGCCGGAATCTCGGGCGGGGTGCTCGTCAACCTCGGCACCCCCACGAGCGAGCAGAGGGATGCCGCCCGCGAGGCCGTCACCGCGGGAACCCCCTGGGTCCTCGACCCCGTCGCCGTCGGCGCCCTGCCCGTGCGCACCGCCCTCGCACACGAGCTCCTCGAACACCGACCGGCGATCATCCGCGGGAACGCGTCCGAGATCCTCGCCCTCGCGGGAGCCGGCGCCGGCGGCCGCGGGGTCGACGCCACCGACTCCGCCGAAGACGCCCTCGACGCCGCACGCTCCCTCGCGATCCGCACCGGCGGCACCGTCGCCGTCTCGGGAGAGACCGACCTCATCGTGGATGCCACCCGCACGGCGCGCGTGACCGGCGGCAGCGCCCTGCTGACCACGGTCACCGGCGGCGGCTGCGCGCTCGGGGCCGCGATGGCGAGCCTCCTCGCCGTCGCCCCCGCGTTCGATGCGGCGAGCGCCGCCAGCGCGATCTGGGCCGTGGCCTCGGAGCGGGCGGCATCCCGAACACGAGGGCCGGGGTCGTTCGCGGTGGCGTTCCTCGACGAACTGGCCGCGATCCAGCCCGCCGACCTCGACGGACGCGTCCGCATCGACACCGAGGTCGCACGATGA
- a CDS encoding enoyl-CoA hydratase/isomerase family protein produces the protein MHAPRTEDVSAGDTAADSVLVGGRGGLGHLTLNRPRAINALDLEMIRALHVTLDRWERDTDVDVVLLDGAGERGFCAGGDVRALHEMVTAGRVDEVHAFFREEYALDHRIAISRKPVIAIADGVCMGGGIGLAGHAAIRIVTERSKLAMPETRIGFTPDVGGSWLLGRAPGRLGEYLALTGGTMDAADAVYAGFADHMVPTAHLEALYEALENRADPSSPTELVLLFDETPERSRLEDAREWVDDAFAAEDVPGIVDRLRARPEPEARETAELLASSAPTALAVTLEAVRRARELPSLRAALAQEYGLVMWFAFTQPDLVEGIRAQVVDKDRSPSWSPARLEDLPAERVAEAFAYAPELALW, from the coding sequence GTGCACGCACCGCGAACCGAAGACGTCAGCGCCGGCGACACCGCCGCAGACAGCGTCCTGGTCGGAGGCCGTGGCGGCCTCGGTCATCTGACGCTGAATCGCCCGCGGGCCATCAACGCCCTCGACCTCGAGATGATCCGCGCCCTCCACGTGACGCTCGATCGCTGGGAGCGCGACACCGACGTCGACGTGGTGCTCCTCGACGGGGCGGGGGAGCGCGGTTTCTGCGCCGGTGGCGACGTGCGGGCGCTGCACGAGATGGTCACGGCGGGTCGGGTCGACGAGGTGCACGCCTTCTTCCGTGAGGAGTACGCGCTCGATCACCGCATCGCGATCTCGCGCAAGCCCGTCATCGCGATCGCCGACGGCGTCTGCATGGGCGGAGGGATCGGCTTGGCCGGTCACGCGGCCATCCGCATCGTGACGGAGCGCTCGAAGCTCGCCATGCCCGAGACCCGCATCGGCTTCACCCCCGACGTGGGCGGATCGTGGCTGTTGGGGCGGGCCCCCGGCCGTCTCGGCGAATATCTGGCCCTCACGGGAGGGACGATGGATGCCGCGGACGCGGTGTACGCCGGCTTCGCCGACCACATGGTGCCCACCGCGCACCTCGAGGCGCTGTACGAGGCGCTCGAGAACCGCGCCGACCCGTCGAGTCCCACCGAGCTGGTGCTGCTGTTCGACGAGACCCCGGAACGGTCGCGGCTCGAGGACGCGCGGGAGTGGGTCGATGACGCTTTCGCCGCCGAGGACGTGCCCGGCATCGTGGATCGTCTGCGCGCGCGGCCCGAGCCCGAAGCGCGCGAGACCGCCGAGCTGCTGGCGTCGTCGGCGCCGACCGCGCTCGCCGTGACTCTCGAGGCCGTGCGTCGCGCTCGCGAGCTGCCCTCGCTGCGCGCCGCTCTCGCCCAGGAATACGGCCTGGTCATGTGGTTCGCGTTCACGCAACCCGACCTGGTCGAGGGGATTCGCGCCCAGGTGGTCGACAAGGACCGGTCGCCGTCGTGGTCTCCGGCACGCCTCGAGGACCTCCCTGCCGAGCGCGTCGCCGAAGCCTTCGCGTATGCGCCGGAGCTCGCGCTCTGGTGA
- a CDS encoding sulfite exporter TauE/SafE family protein: MLDGPVIAEWLPVSVAALALLLIAAGVAGWVDAVVGGGGLIQLPALVIAVPKDVATPFILGTNKLSSFFGTLSASWVYLRKIRVQLVLLIPLVAGAYAGSTVGAALSRFVPREVLTPIVLVAVIAVALYTLFKPQMGLHHEPRHDRATAIAWRAAAIGLAVGFYDGILGPGTGSFFVILIVSVLGYGFLQASVNAKIANLTTNLAALAVYGVHGEILLVLGLAMAAMNITGGFIGAHMATRRGSGFVRIVFLVTLSILIVKLAWDTVVQFTS; the protein is encoded by the coding sequence GTGCTCGATGGACCGGTGATCGCCGAGTGGCTCCCCGTCTCGGTGGCGGCCCTCGCGCTGCTGTTGATCGCCGCGGGGGTCGCCGGCTGGGTCGACGCGGTCGTCGGCGGGGGCGGTCTCATCCAGCTTCCCGCGCTGGTCATCGCCGTCCCGAAGGACGTCGCGACCCCGTTCATCCTCGGCACCAACAAGTTGTCGTCGTTCTTCGGGACGCTGTCGGCCAGCTGGGTGTACCTGCGCAAGATCCGTGTGCAGCTCGTCCTGCTGATCCCCCTGGTGGCGGGGGCGTACGCGGGCTCCACGGTCGGCGCGGCGCTCTCACGATTCGTTCCTCGTGAGGTGCTGACCCCGATCGTCCTCGTCGCGGTGATCGCCGTCGCGCTCTACACGCTGTTCAAGCCGCAGATGGGCCTTCACCACGAGCCCCGGCACGACAGGGCGACGGCCATCGCCTGGCGTGCGGCGGCGATCGGTCTCGCGGTCGGGTTCTACGACGGCATCCTGGGGCCGGGCACCGGCTCGTTCTTCGTCATCCTCATCGTGAGCGTGCTGGGGTACGGCTTCTTGCAGGCGAGCGTCAACGCCAAGATCGCCAACCTCACCACCAACCTCGCCGCTCTCGCGGTGTACGGGGTGCACGGCGAGATCCTTCTCGTGCTCGGGCTCGCGATGGCCGCCATGAACATCACCGGCGGCTTCATCGGCGCTCACATGGCGACGCGACGCGGCAGCGGGTTCGTGCGGATCGTGTTCCTCGTGACGCTGTCGATCCTGATCGTGAAGCTCGCGTGGGACACCGTGGTGCAGTTCACGTCGTAG
- a CDS encoding S8 family peptidase codes for MSTALILTPALAADAAPDDNWWYDAYGMTTIHGEGWTGAGAKIAVIDANINPELPVFEGRHLVVDSRPLCAESSSPTTAEPTGDAIHGTTVVAQIIGSGKGPDGIRGMAPDAEVKFYSFGTKTTSDQCNPAEYEGGLTPLGLGVQRAIEDGADVVVSSIAGGTSSFDSDVIANAVAKGVILVGSGPNPETKSATGLREYRGVVVASAVDDKGQLPSADGAPFVFSGTTVVAPGERLGTVGSEENGWGTGGVASGSSFAAPIVAGMLALAKQRYPTATPAQLVQGLVRNTGNKAHDLVNDAASGFGYGLAWPARLLATDPTSYPDENLLLSDGRTKPTDEQIQAAAARGSSFPTTETPTASSTDPPRPRDGEDDAPQVTPSSDLLPTVIGIVVGIVVTVGVVVTIVIVLVSRMNRRKGTDDRSV; via the coding sequence ATGTCGACAGCTCTGATCCTGACCCCCGCGCTCGCTGCGGATGCCGCCCCCGACGACAACTGGTGGTACGACGCCTATGGAATGACGACCATCCACGGCGAAGGCTGGACCGGTGCAGGGGCGAAAATCGCTGTCATCGATGCCAACATCAATCCCGAGCTGCCGGTCTTCGAAGGTCGCCACCTAGTCGTCGACTCGCGGCCGCTGTGCGCTGAATCGTCCTCACCGACGACGGCTGAGCCCACTGGGGACGCCATACACGGCACGACAGTCGTTGCTCAGATCATCGGGAGTGGAAAGGGCCCTGACGGGATCCGCGGGATGGCACCTGATGCCGAAGTCAAGTTCTACAGCTTCGGCACCAAGACCACTTCCGATCAGTGCAACCCAGCCGAATACGAGGGCGGGCTCACCCCACTGGGGTTGGGGGTGCAACGCGCCATCGAGGACGGCGCCGACGTCGTCGTCAGCTCCATCGCGGGCGGGACATCGTCATTCGACTCGGACGTCATCGCCAACGCAGTCGCGAAAGGCGTGATCCTGGTCGGCTCGGGACCAAATCCCGAGACGAAGTCCGCGACAGGGTTGCGCGAGTATCGAGGCGTTGTCGTCGCCTCGGCGGTTGACGACAAAGGTCAGCTCCCGTCTGCGGATGGGGCACCTTTCGTTTTTTCGGGAACCACGGTGGTCGCGCCCGGAGAACGCCTCGGGACGGTCGGCAGTGAGGAAAATGGGTGGGGAACGGGTGGAGTGGCCTCCGGTTCCTCCTTCGCCGCTCCGATCGTCGCGGGAATGCTGGCGCTGGCGAAACAGCGGTACCCGACGGCCACGCCTGCACAACTGGTTCAAGGGCTTGTCCGCAACACCGGCAACAAGGCGCACGATCTGGTGAACGATGCGGCGAGTGGTTTCGGCTACGGGCTCGCTTGGCCCGCGCGACTTCTCGCCACGGACCCCACCAGCTATCCAGACGAAAACCTCCTGCTTAGCGACGGCCGGACGAAGCCGACCGACGAGCAGATTCAGGCCGCTGCAGCGCGTGGGTCAAGCTTCCCCACGACGGAAACGCCGACAGCTAGCTCGACCGATCCCCCTCGACCTCGTGACGGGGAAGACGATGCACCGCAGGTGACGCCGTCGTCGGACCTTCTCCCGACCGTCATCGGCATCGTGGTCGGCATCGTAGTGACGGTTGGGGTGGTCGTCACGATCGTCATCGTCCTCGTATCTCGTATGAACCGTCGAAAGGGAACCGATGACCGGTCAGTATGA
- a CDS encoding DnaJ domain-containing protein: MFDSPMSSSAYEVLRVAADIDDEGLRRAYRVRLRETHPDTGGDAALFVQVQRAWELVGTPEARSAYDRGRGTAPGEWGGGVPASAPSRPADTRPRARSHGQPGGWRRERYLGLIREWVGRGVDIADPYDPALVRSAPPEIRHILADALAEEETARLVAELGMGYTVWHDVFADRDGRDPEQKLDHLVLGPSGLYALLSEDFGGPVGVRRGEITGPHVIGSPVTELVSRARVIARAAGVRFSGAMVVLPDDAVLDAITELGKVRGTPVALVTRSALTTLLRRGITGGREVGGTELFDIRTRLQQRVRHV; the protein is encoded by the coding sequence GTGTTCGACAGTCCCATGTCGTCTTCGGCATACGAGGTGCTCCGGGTCGCGGCCGACATCGATGACGAGGGTCTGCGCCGCGCCTACCGCGTGCGTCTGCGCGAGACCCATCCCGACACCGGAGGCGACGCCGCCCTGTTCGTCCAGGTCCAGCGCGCCTGGGAGCTCGTCGGCACGCCCGAGGCGCGCAGCGCCTACGACCGGGGTCGCGGGACGGCTCCCGGCGAATGGGGCGGTGGGGTGCCGGCATCCGCTCCCTCCCGTCCGGCTGACACGCGGCCGCGCGCGCGATCGCACGGCCAGCCCGGCGGGTGGCGTCGCGAGCGGTATCTCGGCCTCATCCGCGAGTGGGTGGGGCGCGGCGTCGACATCGCCGACCCCTACGACCCCGCTCTCGTGCGGTCGGCCCCGCCCGAGATCCGCCACATCCTCGCCGACGCGCTCGCCGAGGAAGAGACCGCCCGGCTCGTCGCGGAGTTGGGCATGGGTTACACCGTCTGGCACGACGTGTTCGCCGATCGCGACGGACGCGACCCGGAGCAGAAGCTCGATCACCTCGTCCTCGGTCCGAGCGGCCTCTACGCCCTGCTGAGCGAGGACTTCGGCGGCCCCGTGGGGGTGCGCCGTGGCGAGATCACCGGCCCCCACGTGATCGGATCCCCCGTGACCGAGCTCGTGTCGCGCGCTCGCGTGATCGCGCGCGCGGCCGGTGTCCGTTTCAGCGGGGCGATGGTCGTGCTGCCCGACGACGCGGTGCTCGATGCGATCACCGAGCTCGGCAAAGTGCGGGGAACGCCCGTGGCGCTGGTCACGCGCAGTGCGCTCACGACCCTGTTGCGCAGAGGGATCACCGGGGGGCGCGAGGTCGGCGGCACCGAGCTGTTCGACATCCGCACGCGTCTGCAGCAGCGCGTGCGGCACGTCTGA